One part of the Desulfonema ishimotonii genome encodes these proteins:
- a CDS encoding DUF2149 domain-containing protein yields MTRRRIRESRKSFGEQAFGDDDPMNGVANLFDIGLVFIVGLIMALFSIYHLQDLFSETSSFTMIKQNAQNQEMEIITKQGKKIKAMKVTKDSVQGKGQRLGTAYKLEDGSMVYVPE; encoded by the coding sequence ATGACCAGACGCCGAATTAGAGAGTCCCGGAAGAGCTTCGGAGAGCAGGCGTTCGGGGACGACGATCCCATGAACGGTGTTGCCAATCTGTTTGACATCGGCTTGGTCTTTATCGTAGGTCTGATCATGGCGCTCTTCAGTATCTATCATCTTCAGGACCTGTTCAGCGAAACCTCGTCCTTCACCATGATCAAACAGAACGCGCAGAATCAGGAGATGGAGATCATCACCAAACAGGGGAAGAAGATAAAGGCCATGAAAGTGACCAAAGACTCGGTGCAGGGCAAAGGACAGCGCCTCGGCACTGCCTACAAACTGGAAGACGGGAGCATGGTCTATGTGCCGGAATGA
- a CDS encoding MotA/TolQ/ExbB proton channel family protein, translating into MTDIGAFLKTFIYLISTSLLYPVLFLLAVLVLFIIAYAGTFFAEWLERTRLRRCPPQLLPDMLKNDEPEGMVSHRVIRYLDALREVIRQKTGVETAIENLLQTTTLELWRSTDRLRILVRVAPSLGLIGTLIPMGTGLAALGQGDMTRLSADLVIAFTTTVTGLAIGTTAFFFYTVRRRWIEEDIKNMELATEMLVPQPERIAHAVYDQTPN; encoded by the coding sequence ATGACGGATATCGGTGCATTTCTGAAAACCTTCATTTACCTGATTTCCACATCCCTGCTCTATCCGGTGCTGTTTCTGCTGGCCGTGCTGGTGCTGTTCATCATCGCCTATGCGGGCACCTTTTTTGCCGAGTGGCTGGAGCGGACCCGGCTCCGCAGATGTCCCCCGCAGCTTCTGCCGGATATGCTGAAAAATGATGAGCCCGAGGGCATGGTTTCCCACCGGGTGATCCGATATCTCGATGCGCTCCGGGAGGTGATCCGGCAGAAAACCGGTGTTGAAACGGCCATTGAAAATCTGCTTCAGACAACCACACTGGAGCTGTGGAGATCCACGGACCGGCTCCGGATTCTGGTGCGGGTGGCCCCGTCCCTGGGACTCATCGGCACGCTTATTCCCATGGGCACGGGGCTGGCAGCCCTGGGTCAGGGGGACATGACCCGCCTTTCTGCCGATCTGGTCATTGCCTTCACCACCACCGTGACCGGGCTGGCCATCGGCACCACGGCCTTTTTTTTCTACACCGTCCGCAGGCGATGGATCGAAGAGGATATCAAAAATATGGAACTGGCAACAGAGATGCTCGTTCCGCAGCCGGAGAGGATAGCTCATGCAGTATATGACCAGACGCCGAATTAG
- a CDS encoding DUF2162 domain-containing protein, translated as MACKSLILGIIFSIGIFAVKSGVGLQYFLSRTPSARAKTGAWLIFALTYLSVFGASGLILAKLDLMNHLTAIQAWIQSGMTIHLIMAGMLLLWGIRLLRQRDDVQTKSHGWLLLAIPCPVCATAIFLSLGFLTACYPDRPVMTAGLLFLVFLTINLATVWVMSAGTRTQDTPPEVVLGGAMLLIAVYFLLSVTVMPQFADADKIYRMSLASSETPPEQLRHLAFFGLCIVITFMSGFGSAFLNIRRAA; from the coding sequence ATGGCGTGTAAAAGCTTAATCTTAGGCATTATTTTCAGCATCGGCATCTTTGCCGTCAAAAGCGGCGTGGGGTTGCAGTATTTCCTGTCCCGAACCCCTTCGGCCCGCGCAAAGACGGGCGCATGGCTGATATTTGCCCTCACCTATCTTTCGGTCTTCGGCGCATCGGGCCTGATTCTGGCAAAGCTGGATCTGATGAATCATCTGACGGCCATTCAGGCGTGGATTCAGTCGGGCATGACCATCCACCTGATCATGGCCGGGATGCTCCTGCTCTGGGGCATACGCCTGCTCCGCCAGAGGGATGACGTTCAGACAAAAAGCCACGGATGGCTCTTGCTGGCCATTCCCTGTCCGGTCTGCGCCACGGCCATTTTTCTCTCCCTCGGATTCCTGACAGCCTGTTACCCGGATCGACCGGTGATGACTGCCGGTCTGCTGTTTCTGGTCTTTCTGACCATCAATCTGGCCACCGTGTGGGTCATGAGCGCCGGAACCCGGACGCAGGACACACCCCCGGAGGTGGTTCTGGGCGGGGCCATGCTGCTCATTGCGGTCTATTTTCTCCTGTCAGTGACGGTCATGCCGCAGTTTGCAGATGCGGACAAGATCTACCGCATGTCTCTGGCGTCGTCTGAAACGCCCCCGGAACAGCTTCGGCATCTGGCCTTCTTCGGCCTGTGCATTGTGATTACATTTATGAGCGGATTCGGCTCCGCATTTCTGAATATCAGGAGGGCGGCATGA
- a CDS encoding cobaltochelatase subunit CobN, with amino-acid sequence MRLSFKPDGIDRRRFRLLPVFLCLFVLLLLMGGAVPAFAGGIGLFVGDSDAYTCIRALNLPNLPDTDIRVFSDRDMERPEFPVFVRQMDVAVVDIMQRQPAEWLLENPDQMKAGVRIYAVRRSGHTQDFLNGGFKMDRKLRAYYDYTSAENLANMIRFIANRDLGMETPYDPPVVPPENALYHPDAPGLFPTLSEYAQWYRSSGHFQKGKLWDLTVIFPTFTLDGKKAAVDALIRAYEKNGINTVTWMREMKGWDKTLMHFISSPPLAGNLGSVTGFAFKFSSMFTVDLLPVLKKANVPVLNAQNLFFTSGEEWLSSPQGISPVGLAFQFSNPEMSGLVEPSVIGVKEKDPVLSREINAFRHTPVAPHVEMLARRAARWHALKRKPNRDKKIFLMYYNHGAGKQNIGASYLNVFRSISRIIERLRQEGYTIEGEFTEETVKDLLLRSGRNIGTWAPDELDELLRGGNAAFIDMADYRKWLAATPAEFQEKVAKDWGAPEKTNIMVKDGRFVIPCIQLGNLILAPQPVRGFDDDPDKLYHSTTLYPHHQYNAFYFWLQEKIRPDAMISLGTHGTHEWLPGKQAGLTWKCPPEVLIGDIPNIYPYIVDDVGEGIQAKRRGRGVIIDHAVPPFKRGGVYEEYATLTALISEYETVSSEKIRAARLERISEMTIRLGLDKDLGLAAVDEEALEKVEHYLLELKTEMIPYGLHTFGVSPSDAALTETAQAMAEKGEKSADFYAEQIRACGPSEMESLIRGLSASYIPPASGNDPIRNPESLPTGKNFYAFDPEKVPSREAWEAGRNAGREIIVAYGQKHDNAYPEQVGVVLWSVETIRDEGINVATALYLMGMKPEWDHRDKVKTVVPIPAGELNRPRIDVLLQMSGLFRDTFPLVALMLDSAVKKAAALTDLDNFIRKHSQQVEKSLIAGGRSPEEARKLSLVRLYSAPPGAYGTKVAKMSGNSGLWEEDDIVAEQGFVKMQSYGYSADLWGKPMESSYRDHLRSVDATVHTISSNLYGTMDNDDVFQYLGGLSMAVRKASGKDPEVFVSMQRTTGQGHVEPLSATLGREMRSRYLNPKWIEGMKKENYAGAREMAEFMENMWGWQVTTPDAVDKSLWEQSYEVYVEDKYGQEIKAFFNRENPWAYQSMTARMLEAVRKEYWQADEKVTKKLAAEYALNVVEKGVACCDHTCNNPMLNQMVVNIISLPGVLSPEMVEKFKVAIEQMAKKPLEQQVTERKAMLEKLRDGLKKSSADAPSESSTKQKAETKEASPDQSAKETAETVEGYKMEDMNKKDDTTEMTSSGIQWAASLFILLIIGLFVWGARRK; translated from the coding sequence ATGAGATTAAGTTTTAAACCCGATGGGATTGACAGGCGGCGTTTCCGTCTGCTGCCTGTTTTCCTCTGTCTGTTCGTGCTGCTCCTCCTCATGGGAGGGGCAGTTCCGGCATTTGCGGGCGGCATCGGCCTGTTTGTGGGAGATTCGGATGCCTATACCTGCATTCGTGCCCTGAACCTGCCGAATTTGCCGGATACTGACATCCGGGTGTTCTCGGACAGGGACATGGAGAGGCCGGAATTTCCCGTCTTTGTCAGACAGATGGATGTGGCCGTGGTGGATATCATGCAGCGTCAGCCTGCGGAATGGCTGCTGGAAAACCCGGATCAAATGAAAGCCGGTGTTCGCATTTACGCGGTGCGCCGCTCCGGCCACACCCAGGATTTCCTCAATGGCGGATTTAAAATGGACCGGAAACTCCGGGCCTATTATGATTACACGTCGGCGGAAAATCTGGCCAATATGATCCGCTTTATTGCCAACCGGGATCTGGGGATGGAAACCCCGTATGATCCGCCCGTTGTCCCGCCGGAAAACGCATTGTACCACCCGGACGCGCCCGGACTTTTCCCGACGCTTTCGGAATATGCCCAATGGTACAGATCCTCCGGCCATTTTCAGAAGGGAAAGCTGTGGGATCTCACGGTGATTTTCCCCACCTTCACCCTTGACGGCAAGAAGGCGGCTGTGGACGCTCTCATCCGCGCCTATGAAAAAAACGGCATCAACACCGTGACCTGGATGCGGGAGATGAAGGGATGGGACAAGACCTTAATGCACTTCATTTCCAGCCCGCCCCTTGCCGGAAATCTCGGCTCTGTCACGGGCTTTGCCTTCAAGTTCAGTTCCATGTTCACGGTGGACCTGCTGCCGGTGCTGAAAAAGGCGAATGTGCCGGTGTTGAACGCCCAGAATCTCTTTTTCACTTCCGGGGAAGAATGGCTCAGCAGTCCTCAGGGCATTTCCCCGGTGGGGCTGGCCTTCCAGTTTTCCAACCCGGAAATGAGCGGGCTGGTGGAGCCATCGGTTATCGGCGTAAAGGAAAAAGACCCGGTCCTGTCCCGTGAGATCAATGCCTTCCGCCACACGCCGGTGGCACCGCATGTGGAGATGCTGGCCCGGCGGGCGGCCCGCTGGCACGCGCTGAAGCGCAAGCCCAACAGGGACAAGAAAATTTTTCTGATGTACTACAACCACGGGGCCGGAAAGCAGAACATCGGGGCCAGCTATCTCAATGTGTTTCGGAGCATCAGCCGGATCATTGAACGGCTCAGGCAGGAAGGCTACACCATCGAGGGGGAGTTCACCGAGGAAACGGTCAAAGACCTGCTGCTCAGAAGTGGCCGCAATATCGGAACATGGGCACCGGATGAGCTGGACGAACTGCTCCGGGGGGGCAACGCGGCCTTTATTGACATGGCCGACTACCGGAAGTGGCTGGCGGCAACCCCGGCAGAATTTCAGGAAAAGGTGGCAAAGGACTGGGGTGCGCCTGAAAAGACCAACATCATGGTCAAAGACGGCAGGTTTGTCATTCCCTGCATTCAACTGGGCAATCTGATCCTCGCGCCCCAGCCGGTGAGGGGTTTTGACGACGACCCGGATAAGCTTTATCACAGCACCACACTTTATCCCCATCACCAGTACAATGCCTTTTACTTCTGGCTTCAGGAAAAGATCAGGCCCGACGCCATGATCAGCCTGGGCACCCACGGCACCCATGAGTGGCTGCCGGGCAAGCAGGCCGGACTGACCTGGAAATGTCCGCCGGAGGTGCTCATCGGCGACATCCCCAATATCTATCCCTACATCGTGGATGATGTGGGGGAGGGCATTCAGGCCAAGCGCCGGGGCCGGGGCGTGATCATTGACCATGCGGTACCGCCCTTTAAAAGGGGTGGGGTTTATGAAGAATATGCCACGCTCACGGCCCTCATCAGCGAATATGAAACCGTGTCCTCCGAAAAAATACGGGCTGCGCGGCTGGAGCGGATCAGTGAGATGACCATCCGTCTCGGACTGGACAAGGATCTGGGGCTGGCGGCAGTGGACGAAGAGGCCCTGGAGAAGGTCGAGCATTACCTGCTGGAACTTAAAACCGAGATGATTCCCTACGGCCTGCACACCTTTGGCGTGTCGCCGTCTGACGCGGCGCTGACGGAAACGGCTCAGGCCATGGCTGAAAAAGGGGAAAAATCCGCAGATTTTTATGCGGAACAGATCCGGGCCTGCGGGCCGTCCGAGATGGAGAGCCTGATCCGGGGACTTTCCGCCAGCTACATTCCGCCTGCATCGGGCAACGACCCCATCCGCAACCCCGAAAGCCTGCCCACGGGAAAGAATTTTTATGCATTCGATCCCGAAAAAGTGCCGTCCAGAGAGGCATGGGAAGCCGGACGCAACGCAGGCCGGGAGATCATCGTCGCCTACGGTCAAAAGCACGACAATGCATATCCCGAACAGGTGGGCGTGGTGCTCTGGTCCGTGGAGACCATCCGGGACGAGGGCATCAACGTGGCCACGGCCCTGTATCTCATGGGCATGAAACCGGAATGGGACCACCGGGACAAGGTGAAAACCGTTGTGCCTATCCCCGCCGGGGAACTGAACCGGCCCCGCATTGACGTGCTGCTCCAGATGTCCGGTCTGTTCCGGGACACCTTTCCGCTGGTGGCGCTGATGCTGGATTCTGCCGTGAAAAAAGCCGCCGCCCTGACCGATCTTGACAATTTCATCCGCAAGCACTCGCAGCAGGTGGAAAAATCACTGATTGCCGGGGGACGTTCCCCCGAAGAGGCCAGAAAACTTTCCCTGGTGCGTCTCTACAGCGCCCCGCCCGGCGCATACGGCACCAAGGTTGCGAAAATGAGCGGTAACAGCGGCCTGTGGGAAGAGGATGACATTGTGGCCGAACAGGGCTTTGTCAAAATGCAGTCCTACGGATACTCTGCCGACCTCTGGGGCAAGCCGATGGAGAGCAGCTACCGGGACCACCTCCGATCTGTGGATGCCACGGTCCACACCATTTCGTCCAATCTCTACGGCACAATGGACAACGACGACGTGTTCCAGTACCTCGGGGGCCTGAGCATGGCCGTGCGAAAAGCCTCCGGCAAAGACCCGGAAGTATTTGTCTCCATGCAGCGCACAACGGGCCAGGGCCATGTGGAGCCCCTTTCCGCCACCCTGGGCCGGGAGATGCGGAGCCGCTATCTCAATCCCAAGTGGATCGAGGGCATGAAAAAGGAAAACTATGCCGGTGCGCGGGAGATGGCCGAGTTCATGGAAAACATGTGGGGCTGGCAGGTGACAACGCCCGATGCTGTGGACAAAAGCCTCTGGGAACAGAGCTACGAGGTCTATGTGGAAGACAAGTACGGGCAGGAGATCAAGGCCTTTTTCAACCGGGAAAACCCGTGGGCCTACCAGTCCATGACGGCCCGGATGCTGGAGGCTGTGCGCAAGGAATACTGGCAGGCCGATGAAAAAGTCACGAAAAAACTGGCGGCAGAGTATGCCCTGAATGTGGTGGAAAAAGGCGTGGCCTGTTGTGACCACACCTGCAACAATCCCATGCTCAACCAGATGGTGGTCAATATCATCTCCCTGCCGGGTGTGCTCTCGCCGGAGATGGTGGAAAAATTCAAAGTGGCCATAGAGCAGATGGCAAAAAAGCCCCTGGAACAGCAGGTGACAGAGCGGAAGGCCATGCTGGAAAAGCTCCGGGACGGCCTGAAGAAATCATCGGCAGATGCGCCGTCTGAATCATCGACAAAGCAGAAAGCCGAAACAAAAGAGGCCTCGCCGGATCAGTCCGCCAAAGAGACGGCAGAGACCGTTGAAGGCTACAAAATGGAGGATATGAACAAGAAAGACGACACCACGGAGATGACCTCGTCAGGCATCCAGTGGGCCGCTTCCCTTTTCATTCTGCTGATCATCGGGCTGTTTGTCTGGGGAGCGAGGCGGAAGTGA
- a CDS encoding TonB-dependent receptor plug domain-containing protein: MVGNYLIRKLGRWACIVMIVCFATIAGAEAPVQTLDTITVTAERFPVKEKESPRFVTVVSSEELKETGANNLSDALKRVGGFDYKAFAPLGISHGGMNSTLTIRGIKGGELILINGSPIQGAAGHAYDLNTIPVDQIERVEILKGAASTLYGADAMSGVINIITKKTQSETSFKGAVEFGNESYHNHSISASLPGVNLGFNYQHLGDQEEISRSFSKKYRYDLDPTDKYAWNLNARLTDNFYFDYIGSYYKTGFQKQYDNNKKPYEGTDQDYYKNFANLRFETQTFRAKAFGTYDEMQREEYTDPDEPDDKNKNYNFGLEGDYKFELSDWEFNLGADWIYRGADYNNQYGSQYRNDYALFFQAKKTFLERLTATVGAREQFIDGASEAKDYDRFLPSFGLTYRATGTLNLFANAGKAFRAPTFNNQYYDSSFLKGNPDLGPEQGWTYEAGVKYDINMLRLRLSAFYMAYEDKIELDRSQGYPLTYFNAGDYESKGIEWEIGVNPFINQSGWVQNLSVYTSGYWADPTAEDTDGEDYQTGPKFQTTVGLNYLTEPLILDLNCQVLTSRERELDSNTVLNFFSKYKLWKGYLTFAVDNIFDEEVQVSGDMSEDASNQYAYYEMGQLVKVGYEIKF; this comes from the coding sequence ATGGTTGGAAATTATCTGATACGGAAGTTGGGCAGATGGGCATGTATCGTAATGATCGTATGTTTTGCAACAATTGCCGGTGCGGAAGCGCCGGTTCAGACCCTTGACACCATTACGGTTACAGCGGAGCGTTTTCCGGTGAAGGAAAAAGAAAGCCCCCGCTTTGTCACCGTGGTGTCATCAGAAGAGCTGAAGGAGACCGGTGCCAACAACCTGTCTGACGCATTGAAACGGGTCGGCGGGTTTGACTACAAAGCCTTTGCGCCCCTGGGCATCTCCCACGGCGGCATGAACAGCACCCTCACCATCCGAGGCATCAAAGGCGGGGAACTGATTCTCATCAACGGCTCGCCCATTCAGGGGGCGGCCGGACATGCCTACGACCTCAACACCATTCCGGTGGATCAGATTGAGCGGGTCGAAATCCTCAAAGGGGCCGCTTCCACCCTGTACGGGGCCGACGCCATGAGCGGCGTGATCAACATCATCACCAAAAAGACCCAGTCTGAGACATCGTTCAAAGGCGCGGTGGAATTCGGCAATGAATCCTACCACAACCACAGCATTTCAGCTTCTCTGCCCGGCGTGAACCTCGGCTTCAACTATCAGCATCTCGGCGACCAGGAGGAAATTTCCCGCAGCTTCTCCAAAAAATACCGCTATGATCTGGATCCCACCGACAAATATGCATGGAACCTCAATGCCCGGCTGACGGACAATTTTTATTTCGATTATATCGGTTCTTATTACAAAACCGGTTTTCAAAAGCAGTATGACAACAATAAAAAGCCTTACGAAGGAACCGATCAGGACTATTACAAGAATTTCGCCAACCTCCGGTTTGAGACCCAGACCTTCAGGGCCAAGGCCTTCGGCACCTATGATGAGATGCAGCGCGAGGAATACACCGACCCGGATGAGCCGGATGATAAAAACAAGAATTACAATTTCGGCCTGGAGGGGGACTACAAGTTTGAGCTGTCTGACTGGGAATTCAACCTCGGGGCCGACTGGATTTACCGGGGAGCCGACTACAACAACCAGTACGGCAGCCAGTACCGGAATGACTATGCCCTCTTTTTTCAGGCCAAAAAGACCTTTCTGGAGCGTCTGACCGCCACGGTCGGTGCACGGGAGCAGTTCATCGACGGCGCGTCCGAGGCCAAAGATTACGACCGGTTTCTGCCCAGCTTCGGCCTGACGTACAGGGCAACGGGTACGCTGAACCTCTTCGCCAATGCAGGCAAGGCTTTTCGCGCCCCCACCTTTAATAATCAATATTACGACAGTTCCTTTCTGAAGGGCAATCCCGACCTGGGGCCGGAACAGGGATGGACCTATGAGGCAGGCGTCAAATACGACATCAATATGCTGCGGCTTCGTCTCTCCGCTTTTTACATGGCCTATGAGGACAAGATCGAACTTGACCGGTCCCAGGGCTATCCCCTTACCTATTTCAACGCCGGGGACTACGAAAGTAAGGGCATTGAGTGGGAAATCGGGGTCAATCCGTTCATCAATCAAAGCGGATGGGTGCAGAATCTCTCGGTTTACACCTCCGGCTACTGGGCTGATCCCACGGCTGAGGACACCGACGGGGAAGATTACCAGACCGGCCCCAAATTTCAGACCACCGTCGGCCTCAACTATCTGACCGAGCCGCTGATACTTGATCTGAACTGCCAGGTGCTGACCTCCAGGGAAAGGGAACTGGACAGCAACACCGTCCTCAATTTTTTCTCCAAATACAAGCTCTGGAAGGGCTATCTCACCTTTGCCGTGGACAACATCTTTGACGAAGAGGTCCAGGTATCGGGCGATATGTCCGAAGATGCCAGCAATCAGTATGCCTATTACGAAATGGGGCAACTGGTGAAGGTGGGCTATGAGATTAAGTTTTAA
- a CDS encoding helical backbone metal receptor, translating to MKYLYRLSAAVVVALHIFFFFGTPSPAFSYPVRFKDNDQRTITIDRRPERVVSLVPSVTELIFAIKAGDTVQGVTHHDTWPSEAALKSCVGGFFSPSVTQIRSLNPDIIFVSELHRDVIKAFDHQPVRLIRLRLDSLSDLYETIGLLGQIFHEEENASELAADIKASLNHTAQKTASIGPSEQKRVIRLMGRDQVMTPGDDSFQNQLIRLAGGIPPKLGRPGKIVPVTKAEWMAFNPQVIYGCGGDRRVAEKILSQPGWKDVEAVKNGKIFYYPCELTCRLSSRTGYFVSCLSSRIYGDLLDVSEPVIPDGVAGSRPVSVELTYVQSAEIIDSPLFDFVHKTLLVRFDKPMAVVSTLEGFRENIRCVGNSYSPPQCWGLYHRIGLAESRKRLLDVIGRGGEDTTLLFTGADMDNLSVQKQSFKEMTVYALVTAGVKSNAVRMSQDTGAYYEPGTINMILMSDMKLSPRAMNRAIISATEAKTAALWDMDIRSSATPLVNPATGTGTDNIIVVQGDGLPIDNAGGHSKMGELIAKAVYAGVREAVFKQNGITPKRTIFQRLRDRHVSLFGLVGDCECGMKKSEMASGLEQLLLDPKYAGFIEVALAISDAYERGLTSDLSAFQSWCDRIAHEVAGGPVEHQQQFSFSEPLPRVPEMAFEALLNGMAARAGKGD from the coding sequence ATGAAATACTTGTACAGGCTCTCTGCTGCTGTGGTTGTTGCGCTCCATATCTTCTTCTTTTTCGGAACACCCTCTCCCGCCTTTTCGTATCCCGTCCGTTTCAAAGATAACGATCAGCGCACCATCACCATTGACCGGCGACCTGAACGGGTCGTCTCTCTGGTTCCGTCGGTTACGGAACTGATATTCGCCATAAAAGCCGGCGACACGGTTCAGGGCGTTACCCACCACGACACCTGGCCGTCTGAGGCCGCTCTGAAATCGTGCGTGGGCGGCTTTTTTTCCCCTTCTGTGACACAGATCCGGTCCCTGAACCCGGATATTATTTTTGTTTCCGAGCTTCACCGGGACGTCATAAAGGCGTTTGACCATCAGCCGGTCCGGCTGATCCGGCTCCGGCTCGATTCCCTGTCCGACCTGTATGAGACCATCGGCCTGCTCGGACAGATCTTTCATGAGGAGGAAAACGCCTCGGAACTCGCTGCCGATATAAAAGCATCCCTGAACCATACGGCGCAGAAAACGGCGTCCATCGGGCCGTCGGAACAAAAGCGCGTCATCCGCCTCATGGGCCGGGATCAGGTTATGACGCCGGGGGATGATTCCTTTCAGAACCAACTGATCCGGCTGGCAGGCGGCATTCCGCCGAAACTGGGCAGGCCGGGAAAGATCGTGCCTGTCACCAAAGCGGAGTGGATGGCCTTCAATCCCCAGGTGATCTACGGGTGCGGCGGCGACCGCAGGGTTGCTGAAAAAATCCTGAGCCAGCCGGGCTGGAAGGATGTGGAGGCCGTGAAAAACGGAAAGATTTTCTACTATCCGTGTGAGCTGACCTGTCGCCTCTCCTCCCGGACCGGCTATTTTGTCTCCTGTCTCTCCAGCCGGATTTACGGTGATCTTCTCGATGTGTCCGAGCCGGTCATCCCGGACGGAGTGGCTGGTTCCAGACCGGTTTCCGTGGAGCTGACCTATGTGCAGTCGGCTGAGATTATTGACAGCCCCCTCTTTGATTTTGTCCACAAAACCCTGCTGGTCCGTTTTGATAAACCGATGGCCGTGGTCTCCACCCTGGAGGGGTTTCGGGAAAATATCCGCTGCGTCGGCAACAGCTATTCGCCGCCCCAGTGCTGGGGCCTGTACCACCGGATCGGGCTGGCGGAATCGCGGAAACGGCTTCTGGATGTCATCGGCAGAGGCGGGGAAGACACCACTTTGCTCTTTACGGGCGCAGACATGGACAACCTTTCGGTGCAGAAGCAGTCTTTCAAAGAGATGACGGTTTATGCCCTGGTCACGGCAGGGGTGAAGTCCAATGCCGTGCGCATGTCTCAGGATACGGGCGCGTACTACGAGCCCGGCACCATCAACATGATTCTGATGTCCGACATGAAGCTGAGTCCGAGGGCCATGAACCGGGCCATCATCTCGGCCACCGAAGCCAAGACCGCCGCACTGTGGGACATGGACATCCGAAGCAGCGCCACGCCGCTGGTCAATCCGGCCACGGGTACGGGCACTGACAATATCATCGTGGTGCAGGGCGACGGCCTTCCCATCGACAATGCCGGGGGCCATTCCAAAATGGGCGAACTGATTGCCAAAGCGGTTTACGCAGGCGTTCGGGAGGCCGTTTTCAAACAGAACGGCATCACGCCGAAACGGACGATATTCCAGCGTCTCAGAGACCGGCACGTCAGCCTGTTCGGGCTGGTGGGGGATTGCGAATGCGGCATGAAAAAAAGCGAGATGGCTTCCGGGCTTGAACAGCTTCTGCTGGACCCGAAGTATGCCGGGTTCATCGAAGTGGCCCTGGCCATCAGCGATGCCTATGAGCGGGGACTTACGTCGGACCTCAGCGCCTTTCAGAGCTGGTGCGACCGGATCGCCCATGAGGTTGCCGGAGGGCCTGTGGAACATCAGCAGCAATTCAGTTTTTCAGAGCCGCTGCCCCGTGTGCCGGAGATGGCGTTTGAAGCATTGCTGAACGGCATGGCGGCCCGTGCAGGCAAAGGAGATTAA
- the corA gene encoding magnesium/cobalt transporter CorA, with product MLPFTRKHSEKAGLPPGALIHVGERKTGPVTVKIMTYDETRFEEREAGKADLPLPLPEQAGITWIHVIGLHDLGIIEKIGACYPVHPLILEDILNTAQRPKAEVYEDCLFVVLKRFHNPKDGEDISVEQVSLVVGEDFVISFQESGTDIFSPVRKRIVNRMGRIRKRGCDYLAYALIDTVIDYHFSVMEALEENIEAIEENLADPSMTVLQDICALKRNVLLLRKSVLPLRDLTYRLEKDDSEFIKDTTRIYLRDLYDHAVQIADTVETFREMASGLLDLYHSGVSNRMNEVMKVLTVISTTFIPLSFIAGVYGMNFKYMPELEFKWGYALVWGVILGVGGTMLIFFKRKKWL from the coding sequence ATGTTACCATTCACTCGAAAGCATTCCGAGAAAGCAGGCCTCCCGCCCGGCGCACTGATTCATGTGGGCGAACGAAAAACCGGGCCGGTAACCGTTAAGATAATGACCTATGATGAAACCCGGTTTGAGGAAAGAGAGGCGGGCAAGGCAGACCTGCCTCTGCCCCTCCCGGAGCAGGCGGGAATCACCTGGATACACGTTATCGGACTTCATGATCTTGGGATTATTGAAAAAATAGGTGCCTGTTACCCGGTTCACCCGCTGATATTGGAAGATATTCTCAACACGGCCCAGCGGCCCAAGGCGGAAGTGTATGAGGATTGCCTGTTTGTGGTTCTGAAACGTTTTCATAACCCGAAAGATGGCGAAGATATATCGGTGGAACAGGTGAGCCTGGTGGTGGGGGAGGACTTCGTCATCTCGTTTCAGGAGAGCGGGACGGATATCTTCAGCCCGGTCAGGAAACGGATCGTCAACAGGATGGGGCGCATTCGCAAGCGGGGATGCGATTACCTGGCCTATGCCCTGATTGACACCGTGATCGACTATCATTTCAGCGTCATGGAAGCCCTGGAAGAGAATATTGAGGCCATTGAGGAAAATCTCGCTGATCCGTCCATGACGGTATTGCAGGATATCTGCGCACTGAAACGAAACGTGCTGCTTTTGCGGAAATCCGTATTGCCCCTGCGGGATCTCACCTATCGGCTGGAAAAAGACGATTCGGAGTTTATCAAAGATACCACCCGCATCTATCTCAGGGATCTCTACGATCATGCGGTTCAGATCGCCGATACCGTTGAGACGTTCCGGGAAATGGCGTCCGGCCTGCTGGACCTTTACCACTCCGGGGTCAGCAACCGCATGAACGAGGTCATGAAGGTGCTGACGGTGATCTCCACCACCTTCATCCCGCTCAGCTTCATTGCGGGCGTCTACGGCATGAATTTCAAGTACATGCCGGAACTGGAATTCAAATGGGGATATGCACTGGTATGGGGCGTGATTCTCGGCGTCGGGGGGACGATGCTCATTTTTTTCAAAAGGAAAAAATGGCTGTGA